The stretch of DNA GTACAGCGAGCCCGGCCGCGACCCGCGCATGCGGGTCGTCTCGGTGGTGTTCGTGGCATTCGCGCCGAATCTGCCGGAGCCGTCCGCCGGCTCCGACGCCGCCGACGCCTTCTGGATTCCGATCGGGGACGCCCTACGCGAGTCGCTGGCGTTCGACCACGCGCAGATTCTCGCCGACGCCCTCGAGCGGGTGCGCTCGAAGCTCGAATACACGACTTTGGCAACCCATTTCGTGGAGTCCCCGTTCTCGATCCGGGACCTCCAGACGGTGTACGAGGCCGTGTGGGACATGACGTGGGACCGCGCGAACTTCCGCCGCAAGGTCCTGGGAACGCGAGGGTTCGTCGAACCCGTCGAGGGGGTGGCCGACGCCGCGTCCACGGGCGGCAGGCGCGCCCAGCTGTACCGGCCGGGCGACGCCACTACCCTGCACCCGCCGATCCCCCGCCCGTGAGTACTTGTTAACCGCCGGCGGTTAAGAAGTACTCACGGGTGGCGGAGCCGCACCACGAGCAGGAACGCGCCCCCGGCCGCGTCGATCTGCGTCTCGACGTTCAGTTCCGGTGCGAGACGGGACAACCGGTCGAGCAACCATTCCGACGCATCCTCGGCGTCCGATCTGCCCGGGCACCGCGCCACCGCCACCCGCCCACCCTTACGGCCGAGTTGTTCGACGACACCGATGATCGGGGCGGGATCGACGACGAACAACCGGTCGGGCCACGGCACGACCGGTTTGACGGCGCCCTTCTTGGTGTTG from Rhodococcus opacus B4 encodes:
- a CDS encoding NUDIX hydrolase, which codes for MYDATEYPPFAVTVDLAMFTLRGPSLSVLLVRRGEEPFQGMPALPGGFVHADESAEVAARRELAEETGLDSFPGHLEQLATYSEPGRDPRMRVVSVVFVAFAPNLPEPSAGSDAADAFWIPIGDALRESLAFDHAQILADALERVRSKLEYTTLATHFVESPFSIRDLQTVYEAVWDMTWDRANFRRKVLGTRGFVEPVEGVADAASTGGRRAQLYRPGDATTLHPPIPRP